From a region of the Ruminococcaceae bacterium KH2T8 genome:
- a CDS encoding Acetyltransferase (GNAT) family protein — MELSFRWTDGKDKDFQGFYLKTEEFYSSIVGGRKNREGFIPYNISESISDVLIAEVDGKAVGCGGLKMYSPSTVEIKRLWVDPDYRGAHIATEIIERLEDRAEREGCIRLILQTRPQMEEAVGLYTKRGYKKIENYPPYDKLEGAICFAKDI, encoded by the coding sequence ATGGAACTTTCATTCAGATGGACTGACGGAAAAGATAAGGACTTTCAGGGATTCTATCTCAAGACGGAAGAATTCTACAGCAGCATCGTCGGAGGCAGGAAGAACAGGGAAGGTTTTATCCCATATAACATATCCGAAAGTATATCGGATGTCCTTATAGCGGAGGTTGACGGTAAGGCAGTCGGCTGCGGCGGACTTAAGATGTATTCCCCGAGCACGGTCGAGATCAAGAGGCTGTGGGTCGATCCGGACTATAGAGGCGCACATATAGCAACTGAGATAATTGAGCGTCTCGAAGACAGAGCGGAAAGAGAAGGATGCATAAGGCTAATTCTCCAGACACGCCCTCAGATGGAGGAAGCGGTAGGGCTATATACGAAGAGAGGGTACAAAAAGATAGAAAATTATCCGCCTTACGACAAGCTTGAAGGCGCGATCTGCTTCGCGAAAGATATTTGA
- a CDS encoding Ubiquinone/menaquinone biosynthesis C-methylase UbiE, translated as MFWDKIAVFYDLFERAYNNKVINGTASICASFMDREDEVLECACGTGLITAGTAPLTSRYVATDFSEKMLNKCRRKMKGHSNTMIEFADITALSYADDSFDKVIAGNVIHLLDDPKKALDELRRVVKPGGMILIPTYLTKTDGAHRGLVGVFNRMGANFKKMFDMDSYRAFFEDMGYKDIEYRTAEGKMPCCIAIIRV; from the coding sequence ATGTTTTGGGACAAGATCGCAGTTTTTTACGACCTCTTTGAGAGGGCATACAACAATAAGGTTATCAACGGCACTGCATCTATATGTGCTTCGTTTATGGACAGGGAAGATGAGGTGCTCGAATGTGCATGCGGTACGGGACTTATCACAGCTGGTACTGCACCGCTTACTTCAAGATATGTAGCAACTGACTTCTCAGAAAAGATGCTCAATAAATGCCGTCGTAAGATGAAGGGGCACTCCAATACTATGATCGAGTTTGCAGATATCACGGCTCTTTCCTATGCAGACGATTCTTTCGATAAGGTCATAGCCGGCAATGTTATCCATCTGCTGGATGATCCGAAGAAAGCTTTGGATGAACTCAGAAGAGTAGTAAAGCCCGGCGGGATGATCCTGATTCCGACTTATCTTACCAAGACTGATGGAGCGCACCGCGGCTTGGTCGGTGTCTTTAACAGGATGGGTGCCAACTTTAAGAAGATGTTCGATATGGATTCTTACAGAGCTTTCTTCGAAGATATGGGATATAAGGATATAGAGTATAGAACGGCAGAAGGCAAGATGCCCTGCTGTATTGCGATCATCAGGGTTTGA
- a CDS encoding transcriptional regulator, TetR family, protein MPKSEERCREIREETRDLIVRKSALYFARNGFSGTKISDLSKNIGIAQGSIYNYFESKEELFAEVYSISDKIAGVHKLDTVAKLPFPADKKIRMLSDHIIKNIKKDEMFSAGIALFTQRMLEGEADNSFYKTTEKIIRSGQKEGSVVAGSAAKLAEYYWGVVYLYALKSLYTEDPTMITASDLSRILLRDK, encoded by the coding sequence ATGCCTAAGTCTGAGGAACGTTGCCGGGAGATAAGAGAAGAGACCAGAGATCTCATCGTCAGAAAGTCTGCGCTGTATTTTGCAAGAAACGGATTCTCCGGTACCAAGATCAGCGATCTGTCCAAGAATATCGGTATTGCCCAGGGCTCGATATATAACTATTTCGAATCAAAGGAAGAGCTCTTTGCCGAAGTATATTCCATATCTGATAAGATAGCTGGAGTTCATAAGCTGGACACGGTAGCAAAGCTGCCTTTTCCTGCTGATAAGAAGATCCGAATGCTTTCTGACCACATTATCAAGAACATTAAGAAGGATGAGATGTTTTCGGCAGGTATCGCTCTCTTTACCCAGAGGATGCTCGAGGGAGAAGCCGATAATTCTTTCTATAAGACAACAGAGAAGATCATAAGGAGCGGCCAGAAGGAGGGCAGCGTAGTAGCAGGTAGTGCGGCAAAGCTCGCCGAGTACTACTGGGGCGTTGTCTATCTTTATGCTCTGAAGAGTTTATATACAGAGGATCCCACGATGATCACGGCAAGTGATCTTAGCAGGATCTTATTGAGGGATAAGTAA
- a CDS encoding D-methionine transport system substrate-binding protein, producing MKTITLKKIAATALSFAFLSSFAGCAATEEETSATVLGESVGSSAEDTTASEEQATENVTITVGANITPHSEILEFAKPLLAEQGITLEVVQLEDSITPNTGVIEGSLDANYFQHVPYLEQFNLENGSDLVSIGAVHYEPFGIYAGQTTDLAELPDGATIAVPNNVTNEARALLLLEQEGLIEVDDAAGINATIADITSNPHDLQFVELAPEQLVSALPDVDVAIINGNYAIEGGLDVHDALAVEANDGLAAQTYGNIIATSPDKADDPALLALVEVLQGPEVSAFIQETYGGAVVPLY from the coding sequence ATGAAGACTATTACACTTAAGAAGATCGCAGCAACAGCATTATCATTCGCATTCTTATCATCTTTCGCAGGATGCGCAGCAACTGAAGAAGAGACATCAGCAACAGTACTCGGAGAATCCGTAGGCTCATCTGCCGAGGATACGACAGCTTCTGAAGAGCAGGCAACAGAGAACGTAACAATCACTGTAGGCGCTAACATCACTCCTCATTCGGAGATCCTTGAATTCGCAAAGCCCCTCCTTGCTGAGCAGGGCATCACACTCGAAGTAGTTCAGCTCGAAGATTCCATCACACCTAATACCGGTGTTATCGAGGGAAGCCTTGATGCCAACTATTTCCAGCACGTACCTTATCTTGAGCAGTTCAACCTCGAGAACGGTTCTGACCTCGTATCGATCGGTGCAGTTCACTACGAACCCTTCGGTATCTACGCAGGACAGACAACTGATCTTGCAGAGCTTCCCGACGGAGCTACGATCGCAGTTCCCAATAACGTAACTAATGAGGCAAGAGCACTTCTTCTCCTCGAGCAGGAAGGTCTTATCGAAGTAGACGATGCAGCAGGCATCAACGCAACTATCGCTGATATCACATCTAACCCTCATGACCTTCAGTTCGTAGAACTCGCACCCGAGCAGCTCGTATCAGCACTTCCCGATGTAGACGTAGCGATCATCAACGGTAACTACGCTATCGAGGGCGGACTCGATGTACACGATGCACTTGCGGTTGAGGCTAATGACGGACTTGCAGCTCAGACATACGGTAACATCATCGCTACTTCTCCCGACAAGGCAGACGATCCTGCACTTCTCGCACTCGTAGAAGTACTCCAGGGACCCGAAGTAAGCGCATTCATCCAGGAGACATACGGCGGTGCAGTAGTACCTCTGTACTGA
- a CDS encoding Modular FeS cluster scaffolding protein NifU has protein sequence MALYSEKVMDHFRNPRNVGVLEDANGIGEVGNAKCGDIMKMYLKIENDIIEDVKFETFGCGSAIASSSMATELIKGKPLEEAKKLTNKAVAEALDGLPDYKMHCSVLAQEAIEAAIEDYNSRK, from the coding sequence ATGGCACTTTATAGCGAAAAGGTAATGGATCACTTCAGAAATCCCAGAAACGTAGGAGTACTCGAGGATGCTAACGGCATCGGCGAAGTAGGTAACGCCAAGTGCGGTGACATCATGAAGATGTACTTAAAGATCGAGAACGACATCATCGAGGATGTTAAGTTCGAGACATTCGGATGCGGCAGCGCCATCGCTTCCAGCTCCATGGCAACAGAACTCATCAAGGGCAAGCCCCTCGAGGAAGCAAAGAAGCTTACTAACAAGGCAGTAGCGGAGGCTCTCGACGGACTCCCTGACTATAAGATGCACTGCTCCGTCCTGGCACAGGAAGCCATCGAAGCAGCGATCGAGGACTATAACAGCAGAAAGTAA
- a CDS encoding cystathionine beta-synthase (acetylserine-dependent), producing the protein MIKMAGVYSDIREMIGNTPILKITHMGVKPGVNIYAKLELMNPAGSVKDRVGLYMIEDAKKRGILKEGGTIVDATAGNTGIGIAVAALNQGIRVIFTVPEKFSLEKQKVMKALGAEIIHTSREEGMLGAEKKAEELLASIDGAVSLRQFRNPANPLAHYETTGPEIYSQLEGNIDFFVAGAGSGGTFTGVVKYLKEQNSDIKGVLADPYGSTIGGGEHHDYDIEGIGNDFIADTMDITLVDSVIKISDDEAFDTSRALALHEGILAGSSSGAALAAALKLAETIDHGNIVTIFPDRGDRYLSKGLFD; encoded by the coding sequence GTGATCAAGATGGCAGGAGTTTATTCTGATATCAGGGAGATGATCGGCAATACGCCGATACTGAAGATCACCCATATGGGCGTCAAGCCCGGAGTAAATATATATGCAAAATTGGAACTCATGAACCCCGCAGGAAGCGTCAAGGACCGTGTAGGACTCTACATGATAGAGGACGCGAAGAAGAGAGGGATCTTAAAGGAAGGCGGAACGATCGTAGATGCGACAGCGGGTAATACAGGAATAGGAATCGCAGTCGCAGCTTTGAATCAGGGCATCAGGGTCATATTCACTGTTCCCGAGAAGTTCTCTCTTGAAAAGCAGAAGGTCATGAAGGCTTTAGGCGCCGAGATCATCCACACATCAAGAGAAGAGGGTATGCTCGGAGCAGAGAAGAAGGCAGAGGAGCTCCTTGCAAGTATAGACGGAGCAGTATCATTAAGGCAGTTTCGAAATCCCGCCAATCCCCTGGCTCACTATGAGACAACGGGTCCCGAGATCTACTCGCAGCTTGAAGGCAATATCGATTTCTTTGTAGCAGGTGCGGGATCAGGCGGAACATTCACGGGAGTCGTTAAGTATCTGAAGGAGCAGAACAGCGACATAAAGGGAGTTCTCGCAGATCCTTACGGCTCAACTATCGGAGGCGGCGAGCACCACGATTACGATATCGAGGGTATCGGCAATGACTTTATCGCGGATACCATGGATATAACTCTCGTGGACAGCGTAATAAAGATAAGCGATGACGAGGCTTTCGATACTTCCAGAGCCCTCGCGCTTCATGAAGGTATCCTCGCGGGATCCTCATCGGGAGCCGCACTGGCCGCGGCTCTCAAATTGGCAGAGACTATCGATCACGGAAATATCGTAACGATATTCCCCGATCGCGGTGACAGATATCTAAGTAAAGGACTATTTGACTGA
- a CDS encoding Membrane-associated phospholipid phosphatase, with protein sequence MRRIEPLYLIFFVPTVIGLITGLFSDLEISRALYSENNTLAVILSVIGLYLYYGSFVFFIGVLGKQLSLSVKRRTLKLPILLIYTYLALLTSTYGAGAFMSDSVCGFLYEDAPHTITSYAVQGLFLFFPLFFAGLIINGKKCDKQVIKDLMILLSLMTVALCFSNIVKSVFMRPRYRITLMGYEGIGFVQCFDIFREGRDLKSLYHLVSDDLASFYSGHAMNAAMGMVIMPCYAHVFTRLRGKEKYLSMIAVVIAVPVMFSRIVLGDHYLSDISVGSLVGIVFCRLFLLLRSTVRRTP encoded by the coding sequence ATGAGAAGAATTGAGCCTCTGTATCTCATATTCTTTGTCCCGACGGTTATAGGTCTTATAACGGGGTTATTCTCTGATCTTGAGATAAGCAGGGCTTTGTATTCGGAAAATAATACTCTTGCCGTGATACTTAGTGTTATAGGACTTTATTTGTATTACGGTTCATTTGTGTTCTTTATAGGAGTCCTCGGTAAGCAATTGTCTCTGAGTGTAAAGAGGAGAACGCTTAAGCTCCCGATACTTCTTATCTACACCTATCTGGCGCTCTTGACGTCAACATACGGTGCTGGAGCCTTTATGAGCGATTCGGTATGCGGGTTTCTATATGAGGATGCACCGCATACCATAACATCATATGCGGTTCAGGGACTCTTTCTCTTCTTTCCGTTATTCTTTGCAGGGTTGATCATTAATGGTAAGAAGTGCGATAAGCAAGTGATAAAGGATCTGATGATACTCCTGTCACTGATGACCGTTGCATTATGTTTTTCCAATATAGTTAAGAGTGTCTTCATGCGCCCTAGGTACAGGATAACTCTCATGGGATATGAAGGGATAGGTTTTGTACAATGCTTTGATATATTCAGGGAAGGTAGGGATCTCAAGTCGCTTTATCATCTGGTATCCGATGATCTTGCATCCTTTTATAGCGGACACGCCATGAATGCGGCAATGGGTATGGTGATTATGCCGTGTTACGCTCATGTATTCACACGGCTTAGAGGAAAAGAAAAATACCTTTCCATGATCGCAGTTGTTATTGCTGTACCGGTTATGTTTTCCAGGATAGTTCTGGGTGATCATTACCTGAGTGATATCTCAGTCGGTTCTCTGGTCGGAATAGTATTTTGCCGGCTGTTCTTACTGCTGCGATCAACCGTCCGTAGAACTCCCTGA
- a CDS encoding D-methionine transport system permease protein — translation MTDYIVEAIQKGILETLQMTFFASLFSYLIGLPLGVLLYATSKGRLLENRVVNFIVGLIVNIMRSLPFLILLVLLIPFTRLIVGTSIGTKATIVPLTVGAIPIVARMVESSLCEVHPGIIEAAKSMGASPLYTIIHFIIPEAVPSLLQGAAINIATVLGYSAMAGVIGGGGLGAIALQYGYYRYQKDVLWTTVALLVAMVMVIQEVGTILAKAKRKV, via the coding sequence ATGACTGATTATATAGTAGAAGCAATTCAGAAGGGTATCCTCGAGACACTGCAGATGACCTTCTTCGCATCGCTCTTTTCATATCTGATAGGACTTCCCTTAGGTGTTCTCCTTTATGCAACATCCAAGGGCAGACTCCTTGAGAATCGTGTAGTGAACTTTATAGTAGGACTTATCGTCAACATCATGAGATCTCTGCCGTTCCTGATCCTTCTCGTATTACTCATTCCTTTTACGAGACTTATAGTAGGAACATCCATCGGTACAAAGGCGACTATCGTTCCTCTTACCGTCGGTGCGATACCTATCGTAGCAAGGATGGTAGAGTCTTCACTTTGCGAAGTTCATCCGGGAATCATAGAGGCAGCTAAGTCTATGGGCGCGTCACCGCTTTATACGATCATCCACTTCATAATCCCCGAAGCGGTTCCTTCACTTCTTCAGGGAGCAGCGATCAATATCGCGACCGTTCTTGGCTATTCTGCGATGGCAGGTGTCATCGGCGGAGGCGGACTCGGAGCTATTGCTTTGCAGTACGGCTACTACAGATATCAGAAGGATGTCCTCTGGACTACGGTAGCACTTCTTGTTGCGATGGTAATGGTCATCCAGGAAGTCGGAACCATACTTGCGAAAGCAAAGCGCAAGGTCTGA
- a CDS encoding cysteine desulfurase, with protein MIYADNAATTKMSEAAVNTMVSLIGDIYGNPSSLYAFGQKAKEALEKAREEVAQAIGANPREILFTSGGSEADNQALISAAKLGEKNGKKHIISTAFEHHAILHTLKKLESEGFEVTLLPVHENGIVRPEEVEAAIKDETALVTVMYANNEIGTIQPIREIGAICRKHGVLFHTDAVQAVGHIKVNVEEDNIDFLSASGHKFHGPKGTGFLYAKKGIRLTNLIEGGAQERGKRAGTENVPGIAAMATALKESVDNLDNYAAKLTPIRNKIIAGLKEIPHSAINGDENSRVPSNINFCFEGIEGESLLLLLDDKGIAASSGSACTSGSLDPSHVLLAIGRVHDVAHGSLRLSLGEDITDEDADYIIKSVKEVVEYLRGFSPVWRDLVAGKGTFIL; from the coding sequence ATGATCTATGCAGATAATGCTGCTACCACCAAGATGAGTGAAGCAGCCGTAAATACAATGGTATCCCTTATCGGAGATATATATGGTAACCCTTCGAGCCTCTATGCTTTCGGACAGAAGGCAAAGGAAGCTCTCGAGAAGGCCAGAGAGGAAGTTGCACAGGCTATTGGTGCCAACCCCAGGGAGATCCTCTTCACATCAGGAGGAAGCGAAGCAGATAATCAGGCTCTTATCTCCGCAGCAAAGCTCGGTGAGAAGAACGGTAAGAAGCATATTATCTCCACGGCTTTCGAGCATCACGCTATCCTTCATACGCTGAAGAAGCTCGAGTCAGAAGGATTCGAAGTAACTCTTCTTCCCGTACATGAGAACGGTATCGTCCGTCCCGAGGAAGTCGAGGCGGCTATCAAGGATGAGACTGCTCTTGTAACCGTAATGTATGCAAATAACGAGATCGGTACCATCCAGCCTATCCGCGAGATTGGTGCCATCTGCCGCAAGCACGGCGTACTCTTCCATACTGATGCAGTACAGGCAGTTGGACACATAAAGGTAAATGTCGAGGAAGATAATATCGATTTTCTCTCCGCATCGGGACACAAGTTTCACGGCCCTAAGGGCACAGGTTTCCTCTATGCAAAGAAGGGCATAAGACTTACGAACCTTATCGAGGGCGGAGCTCAGGAAAGAGGCAAGAGAGCAGGTACGGAGAATGTACCCGGTATCGCAGCAATGGCAACGGCACTTAAGGAATCTGTCGATAATCTCGATAACTATGCGGCAAAGCTCACACCTATCAGAAACAAGATAATCGCAGGTCTTAAGGAGATCCCTCATTCCGCGATCAACGGTGATGAGAACAGCAGAGTTCCGAGTAACATCAATTTCTGCTTTGAAGGTATCGAGGGAGAGTCACTCCTTCTCCTTCTGGATGACAAGGGCATCGCAGCTTCTTCGGGTAGTGCCTGCACATCAGGTTCCCTCGATCCGAGCCACGTGCTCCTCGCTATCGGCAGAGTACACGATGTAGCACATGGTTCCTTAAGATTAAGTCTCGGTGAGGATATCACGGATGAAGATGCAGATTACATCATCAAGTCGGTAAAAGAAGTAGTTGAATACTTAAGAGGCTTCTCTCCCGTATGGAGAGACCTGGTAGCAGGCAAAGGCACATTCATACTGTAA
- a CDS encoding Adenylate kinase has product MNKVIVIGSPGAGKSYFSKQLASSIELPLYHLDNIYWKEDRTHISRDELILKMNEIMDGDKWIIDGNYISTIEHRISRAETIFFLDFPTEVCMEGIASRVGVKRDDMPWTEDELDPEFRKFVEEFQAETKPRIDEILSRYHDKELYRFTSREDIRRFMEDL; this is encoded by the coding sequence ATGAATAAAGTGATCGTCATTGGCTCGCCCGGAGCAGGGAAGAGTTACTTTTCAAAGCAGCTCGCATCTTCAATTGAGCTGCCGTTATACCATCTGGATAACATCTACTGGAAAGAAGACAGGACGCATATATCCCGTGATGAGCTGATACTCAAGATGAACGAGATCATGGACGGGGATAAGTGGATAATAGACGGGAACTATATAAGCACGATAGAGCATAGGATCAGCCGCGCTGAGACTATATTCTTCCTGGATTTTCCGACGGAAGTCTGTATGGAAGGTATCGCTTCCAGAGTCGGTGTTAAAAGGGATGATATGCCCTGGACGGAGGATGAACTTGATCCCGAATTCAGAAAGTTCGTAGAAGAGTTTCAGGCGGAGACCAAACCCCGTATCGACGAGATCCTTTCGCGTTATCACGATAAGGAACTTTACAGGTTCACATCAAGAGAAGACATAAGAAGATTCATGGAGGATCTATGA
- a CDS encoding D-methionine transport system ATP-binding protein, with the protein MTKVYELKHVYKTYRNDGKEFEALKDVSLDVEEGEIFGIIGMSGAGKSTLVRTLNRLEDVTSGTVKFYDKDLAALSARELRNVRHSISMIFQSFNLLNQRTVVQNVEQPLRIAGVPRSKRRDIALDMLKIVGLEDKWNVFPARLSGGQKQRVAIARALAADPNVLLCDEATSALDPKITGEILDLLKKINRERNLTIVIITHEMSVVEKICDRVAIIDNGELAEIGEVREVFSNPKSNAAKKLVFPSNPFAPSSEDGKLIRIVFDGTQSSEPFIANLVEQTGRKVNILSANTRSVGGIGYGQMVLELPPDPEDQDVIINFFEASGLTVSEVQIDD; encoded by the coding sequence ATGACAAAAGTATACGAGCTTAAGCATGTCTATAAGACATACCGAAACGATGGTAAGGAATTTGAGGCGCTGAAGGATGTAAGCCTCGATGTAGAAGAAGGTGAGATCTTCGGTATCATCGGAATGAGCGGTGCGGGTAAGTCGACTCTCGTACGAACACTTAACCGACTGGAGGATGTTACTTCAGGTACCGTTAAGTTCTACGATAAGGATCTGGCGGCGCTGAGCGCACGTGAACTTCGAAATGTCAGGCATTCCATCTCCATGATCTTTCAGAGCTTTAACCTTCTGAACCAGAGAACTGTCGTTCAAAATGTCGAGCAGCCCCTGCGTATCGCGGGAGTCCCAAGAAGCAAGCGCCGTGACATAGCTTTAGATATGCTTAAGATCGTAGGACTTGAAGATAAGTGGAATGTATTTCCCGCACGTCTGTCGGGAGGCCAGAAGCAGAGAGTTGCGATAGCCAGAGCCCTGGCTGCTGATCCGAATGTTCTTCTCTGCGACGAGGCAACGAGTGCACTGGATCCCAAGATCACGGGCGAGATATTAGATCTCCTCAAGAAGATCAACAGGGAGAGAAATCTCACGATCGTTATCATCACGCACGAGATGAGCGTAGTAGAGAAGATCTGCGACAGGGTAGCGATCATCGATAACGGTGAGCTCGCTGAGATAGGCGAAGTCAGGGAAGTATTCAGTAACCCGAAGTCAAATGCCGCAAAGAAGCTCGTATTCCCGTCGAATCCTTTCGCACCGTCGAGCGAAGACGGAAAGCTCATAAGGATAGTATTTGACGGAACGCAGTCAAGTGAACCTTTTATCGCGAACCTGGTCGAGCAGACAGGCAGGAAGGTGAATATCTTAAGTGCCAACACAAGGAGCGTAGGCGGCATCGGTTACGGCCAGATGGTATTAGAGCTTCCGCCGGATCCAGAAGACCAGGATGTGATTATTAATTTCTTTGAAGCAAGCGGACTTACCGTATCGGAGGTGCAGATAGATGACTGA
- a CDS encoding D-methionine transport system substrate-binding protein, with the protein MKTITLKKIAATALSFAVLSSFAGCSATEETSAAAGTTAGSSTEDTTAAEEQTAESVTITVGASITPHTEILEIAKPILAEQGITLEIVSLEDYITPNTGVIEGSLDANYCEHQPYLDQFNAENGSDLVSIGAIHYEPFGIYAGRVDSLADLPDGATIAVPNDVTNEARALLLLEQEGFITLSEDAGINATVADITDNPHDIQLVELAPEQLVATLPDVDFAVINGNYAIEGGLHVSQALAVEANDGLAAQTYGNIIVTTPDHANDPALIALVEVLQSPEISEYITATYDGAVVPLY; encoded by the coding sequence ATGAAGACTATTACACTTAAGAAGATCGCAGCAACAGCATTATCATTCGCAGTATTATCATCCTTCGCAGGATGTTCGGCAACAGAAGAGACATCCGCTGCAGCAGGAACAACAGCAGGTTCATCCACTGAGGATACAACGGCAGCAGAAGAACAGACAGCTGAGAGCGTAACGATCACGGTAGGCGCAAGCATCACACCTCACACAGAGATACTTGAGATCGCAAAGCCCATTCTCGCTGAGCAGGGCATCACGCTCGAGATCGTATCTCTTGAGGATTACATCACACCTAATACTGGCGTTATCGAAGGAAGCCTTGATGCCAACTACTGTGAACATCAGCCCTATCTTGATCAGTTCAATGCAGAGAACGGATCTGACCTTGTATCCATCGGAGCTATTCACTACGAACCCTTCGGAATCTATGCAGGCAGAGTTGATTCACTCGCTGACCTCCCTGACGGAGCAACGATCGCAGTCCCCAATGACGTAACAAATGAAGCAAGAGCACTTCTTCTTCTCGAGCAGGAAGGTTTCATCACATTAAGTGAGGATGCAGGTATCAATGCAACGGTAGCAGATATTACTGATAACCCTCATGACATCCAGCTCGTAGAACTTGCACCCGAGCAGCTCGTAGCAACACTTCCCGATGTAGATTTCGCAGTCATCAACGGTAACTATGCTATCGAGGGCGGACTTCATGTCAGCCAGGCTCTCGCAGTAGAAGCTAATGACGGTCTTGCAGCTCAGACATACGGCAACATCATCGTAACTACTCCCGATCACGCAAATGATCCCGCACTTATCGCACTTGTAGAAGTACTTCAGAGCCCTGAGATCAGCGAATACATCACAGCAACATATGACGGTGCAGTAGTACCTCTTTACTGA
- a CDS encoding cystathionine gamma-lyase, which yields MSLNINSLLIHGGIDGDETTGAVNVPIYQTSTYKQDGLGKDRGWEYSRTGNPTRAALEKLIADLEQGEYGLAFASGLAAINTVLSLFKRGDKLLVSDNIYGGTFRILDNVFKNFDITYQIVDTSDEAAVEAAIDDTVKAVYIETPANPLLTVTDIEAVSKSAHKHDKLVIVDNTFLTPYLQRPLTLGADIVIHSGTKYLGGHSDTISGLVAVKDKAIADRLYYLQNAIGGVLAPWDSFLMIRGIKTLGVRMDRHVANAEKIARWLVGSGYVSKVYYPGLETDPGYEIQKKQADGAGAMISFVLNDKYDYRKFYESLNLITLAESLGGVESLVCHPATMTHAAIPREIRQEVGIVDELIRFSVGIEDADDLIADLEQAIKASVKA from the coding sequence ATGAGCCTTAATATAAATTCACTTTTGATCCACGGAGGAATAGACGGAGACGAGACAACAGGAGCAGTAAATGTTCCTATATACCAGACATCGACATATAAGCAGGACGGTCTTGGTAAGGACAGAGGATGGGAATATTCAAGAACGGGAAATCCCACGAGAGCTGCACTTGAAAAGCTCATAGCAGATCTTGAGCAGGGCGAATACGGACTTGCTTTCGCATCGGGTCTTGCCGCGATAAATACAGTTCTTTCACTCTTTAAACGAGGTGACAAGCTCCTGGTATCGGATAATATCTATGGCGGTACGTTCAGGATCCTCGATAACGTATTCAAGAATTTCGATATCACATATCAGATCGTAGATACTTCGGATGAAGCTGCTGTGGAAGCTGCGATCGATGATACCGTAAAGGCAGTCTATATAGAGACTCCCGCTAACCCTTTGCTTACGGTAACTGATATCGAAGCAGTATCAAAGAGCGCACATAAGCACGATAAGCTCGTGATCGTAGATAATACTTTCCTGACTCCTTATCTTCAGCGTCCTCTGACACTCGGTGCCGATATCGTTATCCACAGCGGAACAAAATACCTGGGAGGCCACAGTGATACGATCTCCGGTCTTGTCGCCGTTAAGGATAAGGCTATTGCCGACAGACTTTACTATCTTCAGAATGCCATCGGCGGAGTACTCGCTCCCTGGGACAGCTTCCTGATGATAAGAGGTATCAAGACCCTCGGTGTTCGTATGGACAGGCATGTAGCCAATGCAGAGAAGATCGCAAGATGGCTCGTCGGCAGCGGATATGTGAGCAAGGTGTATTATCCCGGTCTTGAGACTGATCCCGGATATGAGATCCAGAAGAAACAGGCTGACGGTGCCGGCGCTATGATCTCTTTCGTGCTCAATGATAAGTATGACTACAGAAAGTTCTATGAGTCATTGAACCTCATCACGCTTGCAGAGAGTCTCGGCGGAGTAGAGTCGCTCGTATGCCATCCCGCTACGATGACCCATGCGGCTATCCCCCGTGAGATCCGTCAGGAAGTTGGTATCGTAGATGAGCTCATAAGATTCTCCGTAGGTATCGAAGATGCAGACGATCTTATCGCGGATCTTGAGCAGGCCATAAAGGCATCTGTGAAAGCGTGA